One Zeugodacus cucurbitae isolate PBARC_wt_2022May chromosome 3, idZeuCucr1.2, whole genome shotgun sequence genomic region harbors:
- the LOC105211479 gene encoding nonsense-mediated mRNA decay factor SMG5, with translation MEQGFSSGGSNASGDSVGGFGQNTTNNGNGSDIIYNKNVTQNSGGNGNGLTPEVKEIYRSLYIVAKQFDDEKKKISTISQLFQHDLEEKRSQLVQLCKKIVFKDYQSVGKKAREIMWRKGYYEFIAYVKKNWHKELKDTTQMNSQDNLLKLERFLCAGISNYKRMAAQMEEIYDLDLKYLIDFSIISDGYIREIEKQTGENNGGGDDGTAHPVDKSLEAVSFALDTIHSSLLSLGDLHRYFLDFRIDTRLKVTKQHAAKYYFEAFKLNPAIGMSQNQLGTLYYGQNHDLDSIYHYLYSLVSIVPFELSENNVCKLFAAHADYLEKLDPEKIEFSLKDFYARFYLIVDIFFFDKEVPDFNSLCHCVLVDLRKVLCSKAFTIEESCIFKIVSILFFCLSKLKMINSQKVYSLNAFLVAVCSDLMDACIVNMEQTILAKSAENEEFHEMYADKFEEFNVVVRKSRNEYKNWLVTIGEADKKEKKLNAKMSLKECSSDSRDSQNSNDEYAIKTQDSHKHTKIDGGSEKNADPISTRSSDEAKESDLKTPLSCKSKKKGMKLRRRRRKIAQSDDSSCYDTESDMDTDFSTEDEDYTDLSSNFDTDFSDIEAEPVADEREEADETDFVKQPTKAVPQEQNAPRLSSAASKESLTSNEGVGPTFSDNEDIVIEEEKIIYPDEQQATLVKQRTDSQEVDSEELLRSFEVLQLNGSGSLNFKNTDNEESLPVVVENNENNQTAEDVNLNPGEPPKKLVYRNKYTKINPNVIVEFARHEPTMRALKILYDWLRINHEILFGCYHSNPEFIHKIMKLLNYCNIDIFTRKVYFEREFLTTPNVRNPLGDLFDVRANVPLAEDFVFKNFDIFQGTQLTLDWETTIREHVTPEEECILRIFKMVDFGFFICKQKKFNYRFCVKTRRFTENAKKKREEKKSSSRRRERRTMKNATRKRAEGRTRRYSDRKNGIVRKSYTSNEEKDTVEECKKMPRKGYLRNRNIEKSVTGNNFGGAGGGGGTSASTTTNSAMCDKVLLQSSSGADEERSEAMSKKCEIMGKLWLKNEVETLEEELRKNPLNIIMTPFLVVDAKALTEYNGIVKNLVKTKKFIVLIPNAVLNELDDLKKRSENARNVIRWLEQEFKHGNRHLRAQRDNENLTLSLLKIPRKLDRDASVFLQIAQFCNHLVANHSDPKSAEFQSNVITYLSGDSLQEKQRNQTNFSFTGILDTIPVRYEQISNFYSKFKANKK, from the exons ATGGAGCAAGGTTTCAGTTCTGGAGGCTCTAATGCTTCCGGAGATAGTGTTGGAGGCTTTGGGCAAAATACAACTAATAATGGAAATGGTAGTgatattatatacaataaaaatgtcACACAAAATAGTGGGGGCAATGGCAACGGTTTAACACCTGAAGTTAAGGAGATCTACag ATCTCTCTACATTGTTGCTAAACAATTCGACgatgagaagaaaaaaattagcaCTATTTCCCAACTGTTTCAACATGATTTGGAGGAGAAACGTTCTCAGCTGGTTCAGCTGTGTAAAAAGATTGTCTTCAAGGACTACCAATCCGTGGGCAAGAAGGCACGTGAAATTATGTGGCGTAAGGGATATTATGAGTTTATCGCGTATGTGAAGAAAAACTGGCATAAAGAATTAAAAGACACCACCCAAATGAATTCGCAAGACAATCTCTTAAAATTAGAACGTTTTCTGTGCGCTGGCATATCTAATTACAAAAGAATGGCAGCACAAATGGAAGAGATATATGATCTGgatttaaaatacttaattgATTTTAGCATTATTAGCGATGGCTACATACGTGAAATCGAAAAGCAAACGGGCGAAAACAATGGCGGAGGCGATGATGGTACTGCACATCCAGTGGATAAGAGTTTGGAAGCAGTTTCATTTGCTCTAGATACTATACATTCGTCACTCTTGAGTTTAGGAGACTTGCACCGTTACTTTTTGGATTTTCGCATCGATACACGTCTAAAGGTTACAAAACAACACGCTGCCAAGTACTACTTTGAAGCGTTTAAATTGAATCCGGCAATTGGCATGTCGCAGAATCAGTTAGGTACACTTTACTACGGCCAAAATCACGATTTGGATTCCATCTATCACTATCTATACTCCTTGGTTAGCATTGTACCGTTTGAGTTAAGTGAAAATAATGTGTGTAAACTTTTTGCCGCTCATGCGGATTACTTGGAAAAGTTGGACCCGGAGAAGATAGAATTTAGTCTGAAAGACTTTTACGCGCGATTTTATTTGATTGTGGACATATTCTTCTTCGATAAAGAAGTTCCCGATTTTAACTCTCTTTGTCACTGTGTGCTTGTAGACTTACGCAAAGTTCTCTGCTCCAAGGCATTCACCATTGAAGAAAGTTGCATCTTCAAAATTGTCTCGAtactatttttttgcttatcCAAGCTAAAGATGATCAACTCCCAGAAGGTTTACTCACTAAATGCGTTTCTAGTAGCTGTGTGCTCGGATCTAATGGACGCTTGCATTGTAAATATGGAGCAAACAATTTTAGCCAAATCTGCCGAGAATGAGGAATTCCATGAAATGTATGCAGATAAATTTGAAGAGTTCAATGTGGTTGTGCGCAAATCACGCAACGAATATAAAAACTGGCTTGTTACTATCGGAGAGGCCGACAAGAAAGAGAAGAAACTCAATGCTAAAATGTCATTAAAAGAATGTTCTTCTGATTCGCGCGACAGTCAAAATTCGAATGACGAGTATGCCATCAAAACTCAGGACAGTCACAAGCACACTAAGATTGATGGTGGGTCTGAAAAGAATGCTGATCCCATTTCTACACGGTCGAGCGATGAAGCGAAAGAGAGCGATCTGAAAACACCGTTATCCTGCAAAAGCAAGAAGAAAGGCATGAAACTACGTCGTCGTAGACGCAAAATCGCTCAGTCGGATGATAGCTCTTGTTATGACACCGAAAGCGATATGGATACCGACTTTAGCACAGAGGATGAGGACTATACCGACTTAAGTTCAAATTTTGACACTGATTTCAGCGACATTGAAGCTGAGCCAGTAGCTGATGAACGAGAGGAGGCCGATGAAACAG aCTTTGTCAAACAGCCAACAAAGGCAGTACCTCAGGAGCAAAATGCACCACGTTTATCCTCGGCAGCTTCCAAGGAGAGCCTCACTTCCAACGAAGGCGTCGGTCCGACTTTCTCCGACAATGAAGACATTGTGATAGAAGAGGAGAAGATTATTTATCCCGATGAACAGCAAGCCACACTGGTAAAGCAACGTACCGATTCGCAGGAGGTTGACAGTGAGGAATTGCTACGCAGTTTTGAGGTATTGCAGCTGAATGGCAGCGGTTCACTCAACTTCAAGAATACCGACAACGAGGAATCACTGCCCGTTGTCGTcgaaaacaatgaaaataatcaaACTGCTGAAGATGTCAATTTGAATCCGGGCGAGCCGCCAAAGAAACTCGTGTATCGGAACAAGTATACGAAAATTAATCCGAATGTAATAGTTGAGTTTGCGCGCCACGAGCCAACCATGCGTGCTTTGAAAATTCTCTACGACTGGTTGCGCATCAATCATGAAATACTTTTTGGGTGCTATCACTCCAATCCCGAATTCATACACAAGATCATGAAATTGTTGAATTACTGCAACATCGATATATTCACACGCAAAGTATATTTCGAACGTGAATTCTTAACTACACCCAACGTGCGCAATCCACTCGGTGATTTGTTTGATGTGCGCGCCAATGTGCCATTGGCAGAAGATTTCGTTTTTAAGAATTTCGACATCTTTCAAGGCACCCAACTGACACTGGATTGGGAGACGACCATACGAGAGCATGTTACACCCGAAGAGGAATGTATTTTGCGCATTTTCAAAATGGTTGACTTCGGTTTCTTCATTTGCAAGCAAAAGAAATTCAATTATCGCTTCTGTGTGAAGACGCGCCGCTTCACCGAGAACGCCAAGAAGAAGCGCGAAGAGAAGAAATCATCATCTCGTCGTCGCGAACGCCGCACCATGAAAAATGCAACACGCAAGCGTGCCGAAGGACGCACTCGCCGCTACTCGGATCGCAAGAATGGCATCGTGCGCAAGAGTTATACCAGCAATGAAGAAAAGGACACCGTTGAGGAATGCAAGAAAATGCCGCGCAAAGGTTACTTGCGCAATCGTAATATTGAAAAGTCGGTGACGGGCAATAACTTCGGCGGTGCTGGCGGTGGAGGTGGTACATCAGCATCTACGACGACTAATAGCGCTATGTGTGACAAAGTTTTGCTGCAGTCCAGCAGTGGCGCCGACGAAGAACGCTCGGAGGCCATGTCGAAGAAATGTGAGATTATGGGGAAGTTATGGCTGAAGAACGAGGTCGAAACCCTGGAGGAGGAG TTACGCAAAAATCCATTGAATATCATCATGACCCCATTCTTAGTTGTTGATGCTAAAGCTTTGACTGAGTATAATGGCATTGTCAAGAATCTGGTGAAGACTAAGAAGTTTATTGTACTCATACCGAATGcag tTTTGAACGAGTTGGACGATCTGAAGAAGAGGAGCGAAAATGCACGCAATGTCATCCGTTGGCTGGAACAGGAGTTTAAACATGGCAATAGGCATTTGCGCGCACAGCGTGATAATGAGAATTTGACCCTTTCGTTGTTGAAAATACCACGGAAACTAG ATCGCGATGCTAGTGTCTTCTTGCAAATCGCACAGTTTTGTAATCATCTCGTTGCCAATCATTCTGATCCCAAATCTGCGGAGTTCCAAAGCAATGTTATCACTTATTTGTCTGGCGATTCACTTCAGGAGAAGCAACGCAATCAAACTAATTTTAGTTTCACTGGAATTTTGGACACCATCCCCGTACGTTATGAGCAGATTTCTAATTTCTATTCGAAATTCAAGGCAAACAAGAAATGA
- the LOC105211480 gene encoding 40S ribosomal protein S8, with the protein MGISRDSAHKRRATGGKRKSLRKKRKFELGRPAANTKLGAPRIHKVRTRGGNTKFRALRLETGNFAWASEGIARRTRIADVVYNASNNELVRTKTLVKNTIVVIDATPFRQWYESHYVLPLGRKRNPKHQKTEDENDVLNKKRSEKVMKKYLERQKFAKVEAALEDQFISGRILACVSSRPGQCGRSDGYILEGKELEFYLKKIKSKK; encoded by the exons ATGG GTATTAGCCGCGATAGTGCTCATAAGCGCCGCGCCACTGGTGGCAAACGCAAGTCGCTCCGCAAGAAGCGCAAGTTCGAGTTGGGTCGTCCAGCTGCAAACACCAAg CTCGGTGCACCACGTATCCATAAAGTACGCACACGCGGTGGTAACACCAAATTCCGTGCTTTGCGCTTGGAAACCGGTAACTTTGCGTGGGCTTCTGAGGGTATTGCCCGTCGCACTCGTATTGCTGATGTAGTCTACAATGCATCAAACAATGAATTGGTGCGTACCAAGACCTTGGTAAAGAACACCATTGTTGTTATTGACGCCACACCATTCCGTCAATGGTATGAATCGCACTATGTGCTACCTTTGGGACGCAAACGTAATCCCAAACATCAAAAAACTGAAGATGAGAATGACGTGCTGAACAAGAAGCGCAGTGAAAAAGTAATGAAGAAATACTTGGAACGTCAAAAGTTCGCCAAAGTAGAAGCTGCACTTGAAGATCAGTTCATCTCTGGACGTATCCTTG ccTGCGTTTCATCTCGTCCCGGTCAATGTGGTCGTTCTGATGGTTACATCCTAGAGGGCAAAGAATTGGAATTCTATCTTAAGAAAATTAAGTCAAAGAAATAA